A single region of the Vicia villosa cultivar HV-30 ecotype Madison, WI linkage group LG4, Vvil1.0, whole genome shotgun sequence genome encodes:
- the LOC131597052 gene encoding uncharacterized protein LOC131597052, which translates to MSQISPLKKSTSHSETASDSRTPNMVSDQDVVLDVVPLNSVPPTDPVGSIPRKMHARKSTGGSVPETFSARDKEGSAYVQNEIAGLVTRILNEGHKVEGIFVPLAQAPAPENSKDDQVDASKDHVDVETSEANIVESSDDKEVEESKDKDAEIFETGKAEEVTATSPKEKPTRPTDNANDVVDLDNLDDPIDIADDDLISSISNRVKARRGKRVDDQHPPKTKVAPLKNATKEKIKKVSAEPSRTGSKVAVKKRKERSVSVSEDNVLSDVLDILSKKKIVVTKSSTKVRDVPLDNIYLHYASNAIQWKFVYQRRLALERGLANDALECQEVMKLIKSAGLLKTVTHFSKCYEMLVKEFIVNFSQDCANGKDEDFHKVYVRRKCVEFSPTVVNLCLGRDDEAQPELEVTDNEVCKVITGGKVKKWPIKSKLPASLLTVRYALLHKIGAANWVPTNHTSTIAVGLGRFIYAVGTKTKFDYGTYIFDQIMKHVGTSATKMPIAFPSLICGIILNQFPGILKAKDSVCKRESALSFHYNLLQRSDDITSAGTSQTSKSVSNSSLIAELKETCKELDNRKMKLEKLIQSLEQSADESNDEDNSGDSGDDEEAEDSEGAEETGSSDAGEETDGSED; encoded by the coding sequence ATGTCTCAGATTTCTCCCTTAAAGAAGTCGACTTCCCACTCTGAAACAGCATCCGATTCTAGGACACCAAATATGGTGAGTGATCAAGATGTTGTGCTAGATGTTGTGCCTTTGAACTCGGTGCCGCCTACTGATCCTGTTGGTAGTataccaagaaagatgcatgcaagaaaatcaaccggTGGGTCTGTTCCAGAAACGTTTTCTGCTAGGGATAAAGAGGGCTCTGCTTATGTTCAGAATGAGATCGCAGGTCTTGTCAcgagaatcttgaatgaaggtcACAAGGTAGAAGGAATATTTGTTCCTTTAGCTCAAGCTCCTGCTCCTGAGAACAGCAAAGACGATCAAGTTGATGCTAGCAAAGATCATGTTGATGTCGAAACATCTGAAGCTAACATTGTTGAGAGTTCTGATGATAAAGAAGTTGAAGAATCTAAAGATAAAGATGCAGAGATTTTTGAAACGGGGAAAGCTGAAGAGGTCACTGCTACTTCTCCTAAAGAGAAGCCTACTCGCCCTACTGACAATGCAAATGATGTGGTGGATCTGGATAATCTTGATGATCCTATTGacattgctgatgatgacctcatctctAGCATTTCCAACAGAGTCAAGGCTCGAAGGGGAAAGCGGGTTGATGATCAACATCCTCCCAAGACTAAAGTTGCTCCTCTAAAGAATGCCACCAAAGAAAAGATCAAGAAGGTCTCTGCTGAACCTTCAAGAACTGGGAGCAAGGTTGctgtgaagaagagaaaagaaagaagtgttTCTGTCTCCGAAGACAATGTCCTAAGTGATGTCCTTGACATCCTTTCAAAGAAGAAGATTGTTGTCACAAAATCCTCCACAAAGGTTCGTGATGTTCCCTTGGACAACATTTATCTGCACTATGCTTCAAATGCTATCCAGTGGAAGTTCGTTTATCAAAGAAGGTTGGCTCTGGAAAGAGGACttgcaaatgatgctctggaatgtCAAGAGGTCATGAAGCTCATCAAATCTGCAGGTTTGCTTAAAACTGTTACTCATTTTTCTAAATgctatgaaatgcttgtgaaggaGTTTATAGTAAATTTTTCTCAAGATTGTGCTAATGGGAAAGATGAGGATTTTCATAAGGTATATGTTAGAAGAAAATGTGTAGAATTCTCCCCAACTGTTGTCAACCTCTGTCTAGGTAGGGATGAtgaggctcaacctgagcttgaagtgactGACAATGAGGTTTGCAAAGTTATCACTGGTGGTAAGGTTAAGAAGTGGCCCATAAAGAGTAAATTGCCTGCTAGTCTTCTTACTGTCAGGTATGCATTGCTACACAAAATTGGTGCTGCTAACTGGGTGCCAACCAATCATACATCTACCATTGCAGTGGGACTAGGTAGATTCATATATGCAGTGGGAACCAAGACTAAGTTTGATTATGGGACTTACAtatttgatcaaattatgaagCATGTTGGTACCTCTGCTACAAAGATGCCCATTGCCTTTCCATCCCTGATATGTGGGATAATTCTTAACCAGTTCCCTGGGATTCTGAAAGCTAAAGACTCTGTGTGCAAGAGGGAGAGTGCCTTGTCATTCCACTATAATCTGCTTCAAAGATCAGATGACAtaacatctgctgggacatcacaAACCAGCAAATCTGTCTCAAACTCCTCTCTTATTGCTGAGCTGAAAGAGACTTGTAAAGAGTTGGAcaataggaagatgaagcttgaaaaGCTCATTCAAAGCCTTGAGCAGTCTGCAGATGAAAGTAATGATGAAGACAATAGTGGTGATAGTGGTGATGATGAAGAGGCTGAGGATAGTGAAGGTGCTGAAGAGACTGGGAGTAGTGATGCTGGTGAAGAGACTGATGGATCTGAAGATTAG